From the genome of Azospirillum brasilense, one region includes:
- a CDS encoding pseudouridine synthase: MDTPDFEHSKAMPGAADADAGEPDAGERIAKRLARAGLCSRRDAERWITDGRVAVNGTTLDSPACVVRSGDVVQVDGKVIPEPEPARLWRYYKPSGLVTTARDEKGRTTVFERLPSDMPRVISVGRLDLTTEGLLLLTNDGELARFLELPATGWTRRYRVRVFGEVNEVKLAELAKGPTIEGVKYGPIEAVLDRIQGRNAWLTVSLKEGKNREIRKVMEALDLQVNRLIRVAYGPFQLGKLEESAVEEVPKRVVREQVSRFFTGADPAEDGKAKGAGKSSAAKTAKTESAGVEGAKGRSAAPAKASKPRDAKAGWAKAEPKAASDRRGPAKPASGGYASAKPASAKPASNKPDGKPAGKPGTLTLKGGKPGGGKPGPKPRGGGGASSEGGGRGPERTRADRRR; encoded by the coding sequence ATGGACACCCCCGATTTCGAACATTCCAAAGCCATGCCCGGCGCCGCCGATGCGGACGCGGGCGAGCCCGATGCCGGCGAGCGCATCGCCAAGCGGCTGGCGCGCGCGGGCCTGTGCTCGCGCCGCGACGCCGAGCGCTGGATCACCGACGGCCGCGTGGCCGTCAACGGCACGACCCTGGATAGCCCGGCCTGCGTCGTGCGGTCCGGCGACGTCGTGCAGGTGGACGGCAAGGTCATCCCCGAGCCGGAGCCGGCGCGGCTGTGGCGCTATTACAAGCCGTCCGGGCTGGTCACCACCGCCCGCGACGAGAAGGGACGCACCACCGTCTTCGAACGGCTGCCGTCGGACATGCCGCGCGTCATCTCGGTCGGTCGGCTCGACCTGACGACCGAAGGGCTGCTGCTGCTGACCAACGACGGCGAGCTGGCCCGCTTCCTGGAACTGCCGGCCACCGGCTGGACCCGCCGCTACCGCGTGCGCGTCTTCGGCGAGGTGAACGAGGTGAAGCTGGCCGAGCTGGCGAAGGGACCGACCATCGAGGGGGTGAAGTACGGTCCCATCGAAGCCGTTCTGGACCGCATCCAGGGCCGCAACGCCTGGCTGACCGTCAGCCTGAAGGAAGGCAAGAACCGCGAGATCCGCAAGGTGATGGAGGCGCTGGACCTCCAGGTGAACCGGCTGATCCGCGTCGCCTACGGCCCCTTCCAGCTCGGCAAGCTGGAGGAGAGCGCCGTCGAGGAGGTGCCGAAGCGCGTCGTGCGCGAGCAGGTGTCCCGATTCTTCACCGGCGCCGATCCGGCGGAGGATGGCAAGGCCAAGGGTGCCGGTAAGTCCTCTGCCGCCAAGACTGCCAAGACTGAGAGTGCCGGCGTCGAAGGCGCCAAGGGCCGTTCCGCCGCTCCGGCGAAGGCATCCAAGCCGCGCGACGCCAAGGCCGGCTGGGCCAAGGCGGAGCCGAAGGCCGCGTCCGACCGGCGGGGCCCGGCCAAGCCGGCCTCGGGCGGCTACGCGTCCGCCAAGCCCGCCTCCGCCAAGCCCGCTTCCAACAAACCGGACGGCAAGCCGGCGGGCAAGCCCGGCACGCTGACGCTGAAGGGCGGAAAGCCCGGCGGCGGGAAGCCGGGGCCGAAGCCGCGCGGCGGCGGTGGCGCGTCTTCCGAGGGCGGTGGCCGGGGGCCGGAGCGGACCCGTGCGGATCGTCGGCGGTAA
- a CDS encoding dodecin — MSNHVYKKVEIVGTAETTIDDAIRNGIERASKTLKNVDWFEVGEIRGHVSGGKVAHFQVVMKVGFRLEE, encoded by the coding sequence ATGAGCAACCATGTCTACAAGAAGGTGGAAATCGTCGGCACCGCCGAGACCACCATCGACGACGCCATCCGCAACGGCATCGAGCGGGCGTCCAAGACGCTGAAGAACGTCGACTGGTTCGAGGTGGGCGAGATCCGCGGCCACGTCAGCGGTGGAAAGGTCGCCCACTTCCAGGTGGTGATGAAGGTCGGCTTCCGCCTCGAAGAATAA
- a CDS encoding alpha-amylase family protein, with protein MIKDLWYKNAVIYNLSVGSFMDANGDGVGDFQGLQRRLDYLQGLGVTCVWLGPFQPSPMRDHGYDVSDYYNVDPRYGTLGDFVEFSHACKQRGIRVIIDLVVNHTSDQHPWFQAARKDPESPYRDWYVWSDKKPADADQGVVFPGVQKTTWSWDKEARAYYFHRFYEFQPDLNTTNPEVQAELLKVMGFWIELGVSGFRMDAVPFVIATKGPEVKKPKQQFDMLRTFREFVQWRCGDAVLLAEANVLPDIDQEYFGDDGDRMHMVFNFQVNQTLFYALATADTRPLAKALDVTRVPRPSTNQWGLFLRNHDELDLGRLTEAQRKRVFDAFGPDKDMQLYDRGIRRRLAPMLRGDRRWLELAYSLLFTLPGTPVLRYGDEIGMGDDLSLPERECARTPMQWSDEPQGGFTKADDPVHPVISGGAYGYERINAAHQRREPSALLNWTERIIRMRKECPEIGWGDYQVLPSGSNAVLAIRYDWRNNSVLVVHNLDDRPHEVALAVDGTGESPRLVNLLAEDHNDPEEDGRHRLVLEPYGYRWYRLGGLDYLLRRTEGPVGGAKRS; from the coding sequence ATGATCAAGGATCTCTGGTACAAGAACGCGGTCATCTACAACCTGTCGGTCGGCAGCTTCATGGACGCCAACGGCGACGGCGTCGGCGATTTCCAGGGCTTGCAGCGCCGGCTGGACTATCTGCAGGGGCTGGGCGTGACCTGCGTCTGGCTGGGGCCGTTCCAGCCGTCGCCGATGCGGGACCACGGCTATGACGTTTCCGATTACTACAACGTCGATCCGCGCTACGGCACGCTGGGCGACTTCGTGGAGTTCAGCCACGCCTGCAAACAGCGCGGCATCCGCGTCATCATCGATCTCGTGGTCAATCACACCTCGGACCAGCATCCCTGGTTCCAGGCGGCGCGCAAGGACCCGGAGTCCCCCTACCGGGACTGGTACGTGTGGTCGGACAAGAAGCCGGCCGACGCCGACCAGGGCGTCGTCTTTCCCGGCGTGCAGAAGACGACCTGGAGCTGGGACAAGGAGGCCCGCGCCTACTACTTCCACCGCTTCTACGAGTTCCAGCCGGACCTGAACACCACCAACCCGGAGGTGCAGGCCGAACTGCTGAAGGTGATGGGCTTCTGGATCGAGCTGGGCGTGTCGGGCTTCCGCATGGACGCCGTGCCCTTCGTCATCGCGACCAAGGGGCCGGAGGTGAAGAAGCCCAAGCAGCAGTTCGACATGCTCCGCACCTTCCGGGAGTTCGTGCAGTGGCGGTGCGGCGACGCCGTGCTGCTCGCGGAGGCCAACGTGCTGCCGGACATCGACCAGGAGTATTTCGGCGACGACGGCGACCGCATGCACATGGTCTTCAATTTCCAGGTCAACCAGACCCTGTTCTACGCGCTGGCGACGGCGGACACGCGGCCGCTGGCCAAGGCCCTGGACGTCACCCGGGTGCCGCGCCCCAGCACCAACCAGTGGGGCCTGTTCCTGCGCAACCACGACGAGTTGGACCTCGGTCGCCTGACCGAGGCGCAGCGCAAGCGCGTCTTCGACGCGTTCGGGCCGGACAAGGACATGCAACTCTACGACCGCGGCATCCGGCGCCGGCTGGCCCCGATGCTGCGCGGCGACCGGCGCTGGCTGGAGCTGGCCTACAGCCTGCTGTTCACGCTGCCCGGCACGCCTGTGCTGCGCTACGGCGACGAGATCGGCATGGGCGACGACCTGTCCCTGCCGGAGCGCGAGTGCGCCCGCACCCCCATGCAGTGGTCGGACGAGCCGCAAGGCGGCTTCACCAAGGCGGACGACCCCGTCCACCCGGTCATCAGCGGTGGCGCCTACGGCTATGAGCGGATCAACGCCGCCCACCAACGCCGCGAGCCGTCGGCCCTGCTGAACTGGACCGAGCGCATCATCCGCATGCGCAAGGAATGCCCGGAAATCGGCTGGGGCGACTATCAGGTGCTGCCCTCCGGGTCGAACGCGGTGCTGGCGATCCGCTACGACTGGCGCAACAACTCCGTGCTCGTCGTCCACAACCTCGACGACCGTCCCCACGAGGTCGCGTTGGCCGTCGATGGCACGGGGGAATCGCCGCGGCTGGTCAATCTGCTGGCCGAGGACCACAACGACCCCGAGGAGGACGGGCGGCATCGCCTGGTGCTGGAGCCCTACGGCTACCGCTGGTACCGGCTGGGCGGGCTGGACTACCTGCTGCGCCGGACCGAGGGGCCGGTCGGCGGGGCGAAGCGGTCTTGA
- the rsmD gene encoding 16S rRNA (guanine(966)-N(2))-methyltransferase RsmD, with protein sequence MRIVGGKHRGRRLAAPGGSDTRPTTDRTRESLFNILSHADWGPDGADLLEGAVVVDAFCGTGALGLESLSRGAAHASFLDLGRAALEAVRANVAALGEGANAAVLRADATRPPPPPSRSCTLGFLDPPYGQDLAPRALAGLAKAGWLAPGAILVVEVAGRDPLPLPPGFAELDERRYGDTRVQFLRYGLPQP encoded by the coding sequence GTGCGGATCGTCGGCGGTAAGCACCGCGGGCGGCGGCTGGCCGCCCCGGGGGGGAGCGACACGCGGCCGACCACCGACCGCACCCGTGAATCCCTGTTCAACATCCTGTCCCACGCCGACTGGGGGCCGGACGGCGCCGACCTGCTGGAGGGCGCCGTCGTCGTGGACGCCTTCTGCGGAACCGGCGCCCTGGGGCTGGAGTCGCTGTCCCGCGGGGCCGCCCACGCCAGCTTCCTCGACCTGGGCCGCGCCGCCTTGGAGGCCGTGCGGGCCAACGTCGCGGCGTTGGGGGAGGGGGCGAACGCCGCGGTCCTGCGCGCCGACGCCACCCGCCCGCCGCCTCCGCCAAGCCGCTCCTGCACGCTGGGCTTCCTCGACCCGCCCTACGGCCAGGATCTGGCGCCGCGGGCGCTGGCCGGGCTGGCGAAGGCCGGCTGGCTGGCCCCCGGTGCCATCCTGGTGGTCGAGGTCGCCGGGCGCGATCCGCTGCCCCTGCCGCCCGGCTTCGCGGAGCTGGACGAGCGCCGTTACGGCGACACCCGTGTCCAGTTCCTGCGTTACGGGCTGCCTCAGCCGTAG
- a CDS encoding M48 family metalloprotease, with translation MQVNTALRRPLVPVLLGLTLLAGGCKSLDTLTTELSGKRTYESVPARFVEVAEQRRLPDAGGGSMAALAASLQKPSGASARSLDGRDPLPPGTRELAGAEPLQRYANQVLARLLKAWPHAKPSVTIVVTNNPAYVAEAVPANTILISQGVFVNSENEDELAFILAHEVSHLLLNHMDADREHAAQKTVEDTGMGALLSAAPRSNPEMARNATLIYTSYRAFQDIVAHPSWARQQEDEADLLGFDLLEKAGYNTNVFQVVMERFADDARKQSAKAEEERKNLEDQINALMASGQYSAGINAAFKELSAGPAKILGEIGKQLRVGHNSAEQRFADLSDYAVREQLFESAARDKNTVGYEKAVFQGSALKALSRSVLVQRADSLIAKERLTEAEAALKEVAKGGFESDPYLRMTYYRLHTKQNRPDLAVKDLEIAVKSASAPLEAFDLLIAEHRAAGRASQALAALDAKERRFGGGERGYPLRIRLLVEAGRMPEAGAVVERCRAMRGPLVRECEDAWSQAAVASLSRPE, from the coding sequence ATGCAAGTGAACACCGCCTTGCGCCGCCCGCTCGTTCCCGTTCTGCTCGGCCTGACCTTGCTCGCCGGTGGATGCAAGTCGCTCGACACGCTGACCACGGAACTCAGCGGCAAGCGAACCTATGAATCCGTTCCCGCGCGGTTCGTCGAGGTCGCGGAGCAGCGGCGTCTTCCGGACGCCGGGGGCGGCTCCATGGCGGCTCTCGCCGCATCGCTGCAGAAGCCGTCGGGAGCGTCGGCGCGGTCGCTCGACGGCCGTGACCCGCTTCCGCCGGGCACGCGTGAGCTGGCGGGAGCGGAACCGCTGCAGCGTTACGCGAACCAGGTCCTGGCACGTCTCCTCAAGGCGTGGCCCCACGCCAAGCCGTCCGTCACCATCGTCGTGACCAACAACCCCGCCTATGTGGCGGAGGCCGTTCCGGCGAACACCATCCTGATCTCGCAGGGGGTGTTCGTGAACTCCGAGAATGAGGACGAACTCGCCTTCATCCTGGCTCACGAGGTGTCACACCTTCTGCTCAATCACATGGACGCCGACCGCGAGCACGCTGCTCAGAAAACGGTCGAGGACACGGGGATGGGGGCGCTGCTGTCCGCGGCTCCCCGCTCCAATCCGGAGATGGCCAGGAACGCGACGCTGATCTACACATCCTATCGCGCCTTCCAGGACATCGTGGCGCACCCGTCCTGGGCTCGCCAGCAGGAAGACGAGGCCGATCTCCTTGGTTTCGATCTTCTGGAGAAGGCCGGTTACAACACCAACGTCTTCCAGGTCGTGATGGAGCGTTTCGCCGACGATGCGCGCAAGCAGAGCGCCAAGGCCGAGGAGGAGCGCAAGAATCTTGAGGACCAGATCAATGCCCTGATGGCGTCGGGGCAGTACAGCGCGGGCATCAACGCCGCCTTCAAGGAGCTGTCGGCCGGCCCGGCCAAGATCCTGGGGGAGATCGGCAAGCAACTGCGGGTGGGTCACAATTCCGCGGAACAGCGGTTTGCGGATCTGAGCGATTATGCGGTCCGCGAGCAACTGTTCGAGAGCGCGGCCCGCGACAAGAACACGGTGGGTTACGAGAAAGCCGTGTTCCAGGGTTCGGCTCTGAAGGCGCTGTCGCGCAGCGTCCTGGTGCAGCGTGCGGACAGCCTGATCGCGAAGGAGCGTCTCACCGAGGCGGAGGCCGCCTTGAAGGAGGTCGCCAAGGGAGGCTTCGAGTCCGATCCCTATCTGCGGATGACCTACTATCGGCTCCATACGAAGCAGAACCGTCCGGATCTCGCGGTGAAGGACCTCGAAATCGCCGTCAAAAGCGCGTCTGCCCCGCTGGAGGCGTTCGACCTGCTGATCGCCGAGCACCGGGCCGCCGGCCGTGCGTCCCAGGCGCTGGCCGCCCTCGACGCCAAGGAACGGCGTTTCGGCGGGGGCGAGCGGGGCTATCCGCTCCGCATCCGGCTGCTGGTCGAGGCCGGACGTATGCCGGAGGCCGGGGCGGTGGTGGAGCGCTGCCGCGCGATGCGGGGCCCGCTGGTCCGCGAGTGCGAGGACGCATGGAGTCAGGCGGCGGTGGCCAGCCTGTCCCGGCCGGAGTGA
- a CDS encoding nucleoside deaminase, protein MDIAFDEAEAAASRGEVPVGAVVVDPATGAVLARAGNRTEELNDPTAHAEVLAIRAACAALGEPRLPGLDLYVTLEPCALCAAAISFARLRRIYFGAYDPKGGGVEHGPRFYHQPTCHHAPDVYGGIDETRAGAMLRAFFRDRRPG, encoded by the coding sequence ATGGACATCGCCTTCGACGAGGCCGAAGCCGCCGCATCCCGCGGGGAGGTGCCGGTGGGTGCGGTCGTGGTCGATCCGGCGACCGGCGCCGTGCTGGCTCGCGCCGGCAACCGGACCGAGGAGCTGAACGACCCCACCGCCCACGCCGAGGTGCTGGCGATCCGCGCCGCCTGCGCCGCTCTGGGCGAGCCGCGCCTGCCGGGGCTGGACCTGTATGTGACGCTGGAACCCTGCGCGCTGTGCGCCGCTGCAATCAGCTTCGCCCGGCTGCGCCGGATCTACTTCGGCGCCTACGACCCCAAGGGCGGCGGGGTGGAGCACGGCCCCCGTTTCTACCACCAGCCGACCTGCCACCACGCCCCGGACGTCTACGGCGGCATCGACGAGACGCGGGCGGGGGCGATGCTGCGGGCGTTCTTCAGAGATCGCCGCCCCGGTTGA
- a CDS encoding calcium-binding protein, translating to MKRAMRQTAAQNGTAQNIANQGGTGQTTTTQAVSYAYGNNAGALAAAPAAPVPTSFAPVTINYAETRADGGFGWDVKYDLAFDGTAFTVQTRIHLTGDDAGALKQVWEQGIEGIWGDKYSLSDGTSSYAIRFDVQFVSAGNQHYNVNVSNSYGRCDMLNWCTQTDWGPDYQDELAAHEFGHMIGAFDEYAGGATYGNFAATGTIMSDLTPTLRPNYMNSIDYYAEQFTGKTFQIVEIPKNLTLTGNTWADSLYGGAGNDTLSGLSGNDQLFGGAGNDLLWGDAGNDTLRGQAGNDALHGGSGADLLMGDEGNDTLWGDAGNDTLWGGSGADLFVFTRGGGQDRIADFSRTQNDRIQIASNMTYRLGSDGSGSALLDFGGGDRLTLAGIAPNQLTSAFFTYG from the coding sequence ATGAAGCGTGCCATGCGCCAGACCGCCGCCCAGAACGGCACCGCCCAGAACATCGCCAATCAGGGCGGCACCGGCCAGACCACCACGACGCAGGCCGTCAGCTACGCCTACGGGAACAACGCCGGTGCCCTGGCGGCGGCTCCCGCGGCGCCGGTTCCCACCAGCTTCGCCCCGGTGACCATCAACTACGCGGAAACGCGGGCGGACGGCGGCTTCGGCTGGGACGTGAAGTACGACCTCGCCTTCGATGGCACGGCCTTCACCGTGCAAACCCGCATCCATCTGACCGGCGACGACGCCGGCGCGCTGAAGCAGGTCTGGGAGCAGGGGATCGAAGGGATCTGGGGCGACAAGTACAGCCTGTCGGACGGCACCAGCAGCTATGCCATCCGCTTCGACGTGCAGTTCGTGTCGGCCGGGAACCAGCATTACAACGTGAACGTCAGCAACAGCTACGGGCGCTGCGACATGCTGAACTGGTGCACCCAGACCGACTGGGGTCCCGATTACCAGGACGAGCTGGCGGCCCATGAGTTCGGGCACATGATCGGCGCCTTCGACGAGTATGCGGGCGGAGCCACCTACGGCAACTTCGCCGCCACCGGCACCATCATGTCGGACCTGACCCCGACGCTGCGTCCCAATTACATGAACTCCATCGACTATTACGCCGAGCAGTTCACCGGCAAGACTTTCCAGATCGTCGAGATCCCGAAGAACCTGACGCTGACCGGCAACACATGGGCCGACAGCCTCTATGGCGGAGCGGGCAACGACACGCTGAGCGGGCTCAGCGGCAACGACCAGCTGTTCGGAGGTGCCGGCAACGACCTTCTGTGGGGCGACGCCGGAAACGACACGCTGCGCGGACAGGCCGGCAACGACGCGCTCCATGGCGGCTCGGGCGCCGACCTGCTGATGGGGGACGAGGGGAACGACACGCTGTGGGGCGATGCCGGCAACGACACGCTGTGGGGCGGCTCGGGGGCGGACCTGTTCGTCTTCACGCGCGGCGGCGGTCAGGACCGCATCGCCGATTTCAGCCGCACGCAGAACGACCGCATCCAGATCGCCTCCAACATGACCTACCGGCTGGGATCGGACGGCAGCGGCAGCGCCCTGCTCGACTTCGGCGGCGGCGACCGGTTGACCCTGGCCGGCATCGCTCCGAACCAGCTCACCTCGGCCTTCTTCACCTACGGCTGA